A region from the bacterium genome encodes:
- a CDS encoding DUF4921 family protein, whose product MPSDIPREFFQDLPPVSELRRDIVTGEYAIVSTARAERPMAPPPPSMRNDVERRLNCPFCPGHESMTPPETDAIRESGAPDAPGWVARVFPNKYPALRMGAESVGNGRDELHRTRAAYGAHEVLVETPEHDLIFPRFPIETMTRMFSMYRRRMRAIMADEIVAMVQIFKNHGDLAGASQPHEHSQIVGLPIVPPRVRNLISVAGAYHETHGRCVTCDVIADELATGARLVEQNDAAVALIPFAARSALETWFVPRRHGADFRDATDDEIAGVAHLLKAQLTRVARILPRLACNVVLSTAPRGEDGRALHWRVELHPRTGTAAGFEQGTGIHINPMPPEVSARRLRELVSGEGG is encoded by the coding sequence ATGCCTTCCGATATTCCGCGCGAATTTTTCCAGGACTTGCCGCCGGTCAGCGAGTTACGGCGCGATATCGTCACCGGAGAATACGCCATCGTTTCCACCGCGCGCGCCGAACGCCCAATGGCGCCGCCGCCGCCATCGATGCGGAACGACGTCGAGCGCCGCCTGAATTGCCCATTTTGCCCGGGGCACGAGTCGATGACGCCTCCGGAGACCGACGCCATTCGCGAATCGGGCGCGCCGGATGCGCCGGGCTGGGTCGCGCGCGTGTTTCCGAACAAATATCCGGCCCTCCGCATGGGCGCGGAATCCGTCGGGAACGGGCGCGACGAGCTTCACCGCACGCGCGCCGCGTACGGCGCGCACGAGGTGCTCGTCGAAACGCCCGAACATGACCTGATTTTCCCGCGTTTCCCGATCGAGACAATGACGCGGATGTTTTCGATGTACCGGCGACGCATGCGCGCGATCATGGCCGACGAGATCGTCGCGATGGTGCAGATCTTCAAGAACCACGGCGATCTGGCGGGCGCGTCGCAACCGCATGAGCACAGCCAGATCGTCGGATTGCCGATCGTGCCGCCGCGCGTGCGCAACCTGATTTCCGTCGCGGGCGCGTATCACGAAACGCACGGGCGTTGCGTGACATGCGATGTCATCGCGGACGAACTCGCGACCGGGGCGCGCCTGGTGGAACAAAACGACGCCGCAGTCGCGTTGATCCCGTTCGCGGCGCGCTCCGCGCTCGAGACGTGGTTCGTTCCGCGCCGGCATGGCGCGGATTTTCGCGATGCGACGGACGACGAAATCGCCGGCGTGGCGCACCTTCTGAAGGCGCAGCTAACGCGCGTCGCTCGAATTCTTCCCCGGCTGGCGTGCAATGTCGTATTGTCCACCGCGCCGCGCGGCGAGGATGGCCGCGCGCTTCATTGGCGCGTCGAGTTGCATCCGCGAACGGGCACCGCGGCGGGCTTCGAGCAGGGCACGGGGATTCACATCAATCCGATGCCGCCGGAGGTTTCGGCCCGGAGGCTGCGTGAGCTAGTATCCGGCGAAGGAGGCTGA
- a CDS encoding hypoxanthine phosphoribosyltransferase: MQVLDLVRRSFEPYLDADTVSARIGVMARTLPERVAATDACVVTLLEGARLFSGHVTIRLPDVARLTLAVSSYGDALSSSGRVTVVKELDGNLEGRNALVVDDILDTGRTFAEVERLLLKQGAASIRWIFLLAKEDWRGRLPASVVDVGFFVPDGFYVGWGLDLAGRHRDLRTIYRKAISDG, encoded by the coding sequence ATGCAGGTTTTGGATCTCGTTCGCCGGTCATTCGAACCCTACCTCGACGCGGATACGGTCAGCGCGCGAATCGGTGTGATGGCGCGCACGCTTCCCGAACGCGTCGCGGCGACGGATGCGTGCGTCGTCACGTTGCTTGAGGGCGCGCGATTGTTTTCCGGGCATGTGACGATCCGCCTTCCCGACGTGGCGCGCCTGACGCTTGCCGTTTCGAGCTACGGCGACGCGCTCTCGTCGAGCGGGCGCGTCACCGTCGTGAAAGAATTAGATGGAAACCTTGAAGGCCGCAACGCCCTCGTGGTGGATGACATTCTGGATACCGGCAGGACGTTCGCCGAGGTGGAGCGGCTTTTGCTAAAACAAGGCGCGGCAAGCATTCGATGGATTTTTCTGCTGGCCAAGGAAGACTGGCGCGGCCGTTTGCCCGCTTCCGTCGTTGACGTGGGATTTTTTGTCCCGGACGGCTTCTACGTCGGCTGGGGTCTCGATCTGGCGGGCCGGCATCGCGACCTGCGCACGATCTACCGAAAGGCGATATCCGATGGCTGA
- a CDS encoding ketoacyl-ACP synthase III has translation MVLRARVTGTGFFVPDNVVTNDDLSKVLTTNHEWIEQRTGIRARRFVPQGMTNVDMVEHAAKQAMDEAGVGPGDIDAIIAATLSPDYIFPSNAPFIQERLGVPDIPAFDVRNQCSGFLYGLAAADTFIRSGRYRRVLLIGSEVQSGGLDFDDRSRDVAVIFGDGAGAFVMEADDGDRGVLGFTLRGDGSHAQDLWTDAERSYDQPRFTVEMLESGAAWPKMRGKAVFVEATRGLPEVINDVLDKTGHTLGEIDCFAFHQANIRINQWVASSMNIPDEKVFNNIERYGNTTAATIPSVIHEARAAGLVKDGSLVMAAAFGAGFTSAAALLRW, from the coding sequence ATGGTCCTACGCGCGCGCGTCACCGGCACCGGATTTTTCGTTCCGGACAACGTCGTCACGAACGACGATCTCTCGAAGGTTCTGACGACCAACCACGAGTGGATCGAGCAACGCACGGGCATCCGCGCGCGGCGGTTCGTGCCGCAAGGCATGACGAACGTGGACATGGTCGAGCACGCCGCGAAACAGGCGATGGACGAGGCGGGCGTCGGGCCCGGCGACATCGACGCGATCATCGCCGCGACGCTCTCGCCGGACTACATCTTTCCGAGCAACGCGCCGTTCATCCAGGAGCGGCTCGGCGTTCCCGACATTCCCGCGTTCGACGTTCGCAATCAATGCAGCGGCTTTCTCTACGGCCTCGCCGCCGCGGATACGTTCATCCGCTCGGGGCGCTATCGGCGCGTGCTTCTCATCGGCTCCGAGGTGCAAAGCGGGGGGCTCGATTTCGACGACCGCTCGCGGGATGTCGCCGTCATCTTCGGCGACGGCGCCGGCGCGTTCGTGATGGAGGCCGACGACGGCGATCGCGGGGTTCTGGGCTTCACGCTGCGCGGCGACGGCTCGCACGCCCAGGATCTTTGGACAGACGCCGAACGCAGCTACGATCAGCCGCGCTTTACGGTCGAGATGCTCGAATCCGGCGCGGCCTGGCCCAAAATGCGCGGCAAGGCGGTTTTCGTCGAAGCGACGCGCGGCCTGCCCGAGGTCATCAACGACGTGCTCGACAAGACGGGGCACACGCTTGGCGAGATCGACTGCTTCGCGTTTCACCAGGCGAATATCCGCATCAACCAGTGGGTCGCCTCGTCGATGAACATCCCCGACGAAAAGGTTTTCAACAACATCGAGCGATACGGCAACACGACCGCCGCGACGATCCCGAGCGTGATCCACGAGGCGCGCGCGGCCGGGCTCGTGAAGGACGGATCGCTCGTCATGGCCGCGGCGTTCGGCGCGGGGTTCACCTCCGCAGCTGCGCTGCTGCGTTGGTGA
- the glgC gene encoding glucose-1-phosphate adenylyltransferase, with protein MLGDSINRDVLVLVLAGGEGKRLYPLTADRAKPAVPFGGHYRIIDFALSNFINSGFYRIKVLTQYKSESLNQHISRGWNLSSQLNHFVETVPPQQRTGPEWFRGSADAVFQNMNIITDERPKYVCVFGADHIYKMDVRQMLRFHVESRASCTIAAIPVPVAEASSFGCIQVDDAGRMKEWQEKPRHPKPMPARPDMALASMGNYIFSIDALMEVIDKDQESDTSQHDFGKDIIPRILADRGNVFVYDFSQNVVPGMSERERGYWRDVGDLDAYWAASMDLVSVSPVMDIHNRAWPIHNYLPPSPPAKFVFADEEHDRVGIATDSLVCSGAIISGGRIHRSILSPWVRINSYASVEDSVLMDRVDVGRHAKIRKAIIDKGVKVPPETEIGYDRAADERRFHVTRGGVVVIPKGAPLA; from the coding sequence ATGTTAGGCGATTCCATCAACCGCGATGTGCTCGTCCTCGTGCTCGCGGGCGGCGAGGGAAAACGGCTCTATCCGCTGACGGCGGACCGCGCCAAACCGGCGGTGCCGTTCGGCGGCCACTACCGCATCATCGATTTCGCGTTGTCGAACTTCATCAACTCCGGCTTTTATCGCATCAAGGTCCTCACGCAATACAAATCCGAGTCGCTGAACCAGCACATCAGCCGCGGCTGGAACCTGTCCTCGCAGCTCAACCACTTCGTGGAAACGGTGCCGCCTCAGCAGCGCACGGGGCCGGAGTGGTTTCGCGGCTCCGCGGACGCGGTGTTTCAGAACATGAACATCATCACCGACGAGCGGCCGAAATACGTGTGCGTCTTCGGCGCGGACCACATCTACAAGATGGACGTGCGCCAGATGCTGCGCTTTCACGTCGAATCCCGGGCGTCATGCACGATCGCGGCGATCCCCGTGCCGGTCGCCGAGGCATCGTCGTTTGGTTGCATCCAGGTCGACGACGCCGGACGCATGAAAGAGTGGCAGGAAAAACCCCGCCACCCCAAGCCGATGCCGGCGCGGCCCGACATGGCGCTCGCCAGCATGGGAAACTACATTTTTTCGATCGACGCGCTGATGGAGGTCATCGACAAGGACCAGGAATCCGATACCTCGCAGCACGATTTCGGCAAGGACATCATCCCCCGCATCCTCGCCGACCGCGGCAACGTGTTTGTGTACGACTTCTCCCAAAATGTAGTCCCGGGGATGAGCGAGCGCGAGCGCGGCTACTGGCGCGACGTGGGCGACCTGGACGCCTATTGGGCCGCGAGCATGGACCTTGTATCCGTCAGCCCGGTCATGGACATCCACAACCGCGCGTGGCCGATTCACAACTACCTGCCGCCCTCCCCGCCCGCGAAATTCGTGTTCGCCGACGAGGAGCACGACCGCGTGGGCATCGCGACGGATTCGCTTGTCTGTTCGGGAGCGATTATCTCCGGCGGACGCATTCACCGTTCGATCCTTTCCCCCTGGGTGCGGATCAACTCTTACGCGTCGGTCGAGGACTCGGTGCTGATGGACCGCGTCGACGTCGGACGTCACGCGAAGATCCGCAAGGCGATCATCGACAAGGGCGTGAAAGTGCCCCCGGAGACGGAAATCGGCTACGATCGGGCGGCGGATGAGAGGCGATTCCACGTCACCAGGGGGGGCGTCGTCGTGATCCCGAAGGGCGCGCCGCTGGCCTGA
- a CDS encoding DUF1926 domain-containing protein has protein sequence MSQRVSFCIVLHNHQPVGNLDEVMRSAYRQCYAPFLDTLAKYPDIRVSLHISGALFDWLESNEPAYIDRLARFVSDERVELLGGGYFEPVLAVIPRRDAIAQFEMTNEYLEKRFGARPAGAWLYERIWDAQFPDLLESLGIKYTVLDETHFRAAGIGADGMMGHYLCERLGKAVHVFPIRKDLRYAIPFAEPGKTIEILRSIAAHSPGACATYADDGEKFGVWPETHDWVYNRGWLDRFFRELSSNGDWLATTTLGAALSRTDVLGRVYLPSMSYPEMTEWAMPPDGGFQLANIRNEFRDRSKWPEYEAFIRGGLWDNFLAKYPESNRLHKRMLYVSDKVSRCPAESTHTALARRELLKAQSGCAYWHGLFGGIYLGFLRDTVTRHLARAENYADLLLYGGAASVRAEVFDFDVDGHDEILLESPRFKAVVHPRDGGCVSELVLAREEHSLANVISRRREIYHERARQQTTSDLRRDGNYVADENEIPLDSYLVYDRYTRACFRDRFFESTPPLETMMNERTHEIGRFANLAGEMVVDEGKAAAVCDGMTNLTTRDGERTIHLHKSIAVYRDEPMLLAEYTFENRSDTTAAFVWSCELNVTLGDPGARERHVDLDGARHPLDAEFEEPAERLALIDATRRFRLLVHEGGPALVRQYPIRTISQSEAGFELLYQGTCIAALREITLAPGASASFRIPIGLAPLS, from the coding sequence GTGTCGCAGCGCGTTTCGTTTTGCATCGTTTTGCACAACCATCAGCCGGTCGGAAACCTCGATGAGGTGATGCGTTCGGCGTATCGGCAGTGCTACGCGCCCTTTCTGGATACGCTCGCCAAATACCCCGACATCAGGGTCAGCCTGCACATCTCCGGCGCGCTGTTCGACTGGCTCGAATCCAACGAGCCGGCTTACATCGACCGGCTCGCGCGATTCGTTTCCGATGAGCGCGTGGAACTGCTCGGCGGCGGCTACTTCGAGCCCGTGCTGGCGGTGATTCCACGCCGCGACGCCATCGCGCAATTCGAGATGACCAACGAATATCTCGAAAAACGCTTCGGCGCGCGCCCCGCCGGCGCCTGGCTTTACGAGCGCATCTGGGACGCGCAATTTCCCGATCTGCTCGAATCGCTCGGCATCAAATACACGGTGCTCGACGAGACGCACTTCCGCGCGGCGGGCATCGGCGCGGACGGCATGATGGGGCACTACCTCTGCGAGCGCCTCGGCAAAGCGGTGCACGTCTTTCCGATCCGTAAGGATCTGCGCTACGCGATTCCGTTCGCGGAACCGGGCAAGACGATCGAAATTCTGCGTTCGATTGCCGCGCATTCGCCGGGAGCCTGCGCGACGTACGCCGACGACGGCGAAAAATTCGGCGTGTGGCCCGAGACGCACGACTGGGTTTATAACCGCGGCTGGCTCGACCGCTTTTTCCGCGAATTGTCGTCAAACGGCGACTGGCTGGCGACGACGACGCTCGGCGCCGCGCTTTCGCGCACCGACGTTCTCGGCCGCGTGTATCTGCCCTCGATGAGCTATCCGGAAATGACCGAATGGGCGATGCCGCCGGACGGCGGTTTTCAGCTCGCGAACATCCGCAATGAGTTTCGCGACCGCTCCAAGTGGCCGGAGTACGAGGCTTTCATCCGCGGCGGGCTGTGGGACAATTTTCTCGCGAAGTATCCGGAATCAAACCGCCTGCACAAACGCATGCTGTATGTGTCCGACAAGGTTTCGCGCTGCCCCGCCGAGAGCACGCACACCGCCCTCGCGCGCCGGGAGCTCCTGAAGGCGCAAAGCGGATGCGCGTATTGGCACGGCCTGTTTGGCGGCATCTACCTTGGTTTCTTGCGCGACACCGTGACGCGGCACCTGGCGCGCGCGGAGAACTACGCGGACCTACTGTTGTACGGCGGCGCCGCCTCCGTGCGCGCGGAGGTCTTCGATTTCGACGTCGACGGCCACGACGAGATCCTGCTCGAATCGCCGCGCTTTAAGGCCGTCGTCCACCCGCGCGACGGCGGGTGCGTCTCGGAGCTTGTGCTCGCGCGCGAGGAGCACAGCCTCGCGAACGTCATCTCGCGCCGGCGGGAGATTTACCACGAACGCGCGCGGCAGCAGACGACAAGCGATCTGCGGCGCGACGGCAATTACGTCGCCGACGAAAACGAGATTCCGCTCGACTCGTATCTCGTGTACGACCGCTATACGCGCGCCTGTTTCCGCGACCGCTTCTTTGAATCGACGCCGCCTCTCGAAACGATGATGAACGAGCGCACGCACGAGATCGGCCGGTTCGCGAATCTTGCCGGCGAGATGGTCGTCGACGAAGGCAAGGCCGCGGCGGTGTGCGACGGCATGACGAATCTGACGACGCGCGACGGCGAGCGGACGATTCACCTGCACAAGTCGATCGCCGTTTACCGCGACGAGCCGATGCTGCTGGCCGAATACACGTTCGAGAATCGTTCCGACACGACGGCGGCGTTTGTGTGGTCGTGCGAGCTGAACGTCACGCTCGGCGATCCCGGCGCGCGTGAGCGCCACGTCGATCTCGACGGCGCGCGCCATCCGCTCGACGCGGAGTTCGAGGAGCCGGCCGAACGCCTGGCCCTCATCGACGCCACGCGCCGCTTTCGCCTTCTCGTGCACGAGGGCGGCCCGGCGCTCGTGCGGCAATATCCCATCCGCACGATCTCGCAATCCGAGGCGGGGTTCGAGCTGCTCTATCAGGGCACGTGCATCGCCGCGCTGCGCGAGATCACCCTCGCGCCCGGCGCATCGGCGAGTTTCCGAATTCCCATCGGGCTCGCGCCCCTATCCTGA
- a CDS encoding metallophosphoesterase — translation MRRIKLVLSDLHLGKGRIDEFGRLNPLEDFHDDERFIEFIRHYGGEAYEDAEVELIINGDFLELLVVDEFDVLPNRETEQTGVWKVQRIFDGHKPVFEALRAFASRPNRSITFTIGNHDAALLFPRVRDALIASIGGATRVIERSYDFSCIHIEHGNHYEYIHAFNARNYSYRDARGEKIFRMPVGSLFIMEFLSALKKDRPYIDKVKPFRIYLKYAFVNDHMFFWTMLVRLVQFWMRNRLSRDPVRRREFALSLTRGRHAMTHVSMDQAAFEILRKTNYRYVIFGHSHKHGHERLGDYGEYINTGSWVEMVSLELPNLGKRNDRMFAFIDCTDWDNPVVRLKTWIGSHELERDVG, via the coding sequence ATGAGGCGCATCAAGCTCGTCTTGTCCGATCTGCACCTCGGCAAGGGGCGCATCGACGAGTTCGGCCGCCTGAACCCGCTCGAGGATTTCCACGATGACGAACGGTTCATCGAGTTCATCCGCCACTACGGCGGCGAGGCCTACGAGGACGCCGAGGTCGAGCTGATCATCAACGGCGATTTCCTCGAACTTCTCGTCGTGGACGAGTTCGACGTATTGCCCAATCGCGAAACCGAGCAGACCGGCGTGTGGAAGGTGCAGCGTATCTTCGACGGGCACAAACCCGTGTTCGAGGCGTTGCGCGCGTTCGCGTCGCGGCCGAACCGGAGCATCACGTTCACCATCGGCAATCACGACGCGGCCCTGCTTTTCCCGCGCGTGCGCGATGCGCTCATCGCGTCCATCGGCGGGGCCACGCGCGTCATCGAGCGTTCGTACGACTTTTCGTGCATCCACATCGAGCACGGCAATCACTACGAATACATCCACGCGTTCAACGCGCGGAATTATTCGTACCGCGACGCGCGCGGCGAGAAGATCTTCCGCATGCCGGTGGGGAGCCTTTTCATCATGGAGTTCCTCTCCGCGCTCAAGAAAGACCGCCCCTATATCGACAAGGTCAAGCCGTTTCGCATTTACCTCAAATACGCGTTCGTCAACGACCACATGTTTTTCTGGACGATGCTCGTGCGTCTGGTGCAGTTCTGGATGCGCAACCGCCTCTCGCGCGATCCGGTCCGGCGCCGCGAGTTCGCCCTGTCGCTGACGCGCGGCCGTCACGCGATGACGCATGTCTCCATGGATCAGGCGGCGTTCGAGATCCTGCGCAAGACGAATTATCGCTACGTCATATTCGGGCACTCGCATAAACACGGCCACGAACGCCTCGGCGACTACGGCGAATACATCAACACGGGCTCGTGGGTGGAGATGGTCTCGCTCGAATTGCCGAACCTCGGCAAGCGCAACGACCGCATGTTCGCCTTCATCGACTGCACCGACTGGGACAACCCGGTCGTCCGTCTGAAGACCTGGATCGGAAGCCACGAGCTCGAGCGGGACGTGGGGTGA
- a CDS encoding ROK family protein, with protein sequence MADAAIVVDLGGTSIKSGYVTRDKRLHEKGESPTGNDLSAPSVARRIAEIIEDLAGKARGAGHRVPGAGVGVPGGIRNDRATVSQSPNFPAWQDVDIRSMIAEHTGVAVQLENDANLAALGEYWAGGGRDYETVVLYTLGTGVGGGIVLEGRIWRGAFGMAGELGHTNINPDGPFCGCGSKGCLEAYAGRDAIVRLAWSMILKNRARMLVEQVGGRVDQITPKDIHDAARAGCPDCRAIFEQVGRYVGIAAASLLNTINMEVLLVGGGISNAFDLIEGGIRDEIGRRAFVIPAQNMKLAPAQLGNDAGLMGAACQVLAASPEPGHGEMPC encoded by the coding sequence ATGGCTGACGCGGCGATTGTCGTCGACCTGGGCGGCACGAGCATCAAGTCCGGTTACGTGACGCGCGACAAGCGCCTGCACGAAAAAGGCGAATCGCCGACGGGCAACGATCTTTCCGCGCCGTCGGTTGCGCGCCGCATCGCGGAAATCATCGAGGACCTCGCGGGCAAGGCGCGCGGCGCGGGACACCGCGTGCCGGGCGCGGGCGTCGGCGTGCCGGGCGGTATCCGCAACGACCGGGCCACGGTGAGCCAGTCGCCGAATTTTCCCGCGTGGCAGGACGTGGATATCCGCTCGATGATCGCCGAACACACCGGCGTCGCCGTGCAACTCGAAAACGACGCGAACCTCGCGGCGCTCGGCGAATATTGGGCCGGCGGCGGGCGCGATTACGAAACCGTGGTGCTCTACACGCTCGGCACGGGCGTCGGCGGCGGCATCGTGCTGGAGGGCCGCATTTGGCGCGGCGCCTTCGGAATGGCCGGCGAGCTTGGGCATACAAACATCAACCCCGACGGCCCCTTTTGCGGCTGCGGCAGCAAGGGATGCCTTGAGGCCTACGCCGGGCGCGACGCCATCGTGCGCCTGGCGTGGTCGATGATCCTGAAAAATCGCGCGCGCATGCTCGTCGAACAGGTTGGCGGGCGCGTCGATCAAATCACGCCCAAGGATATTCACGACGCGGCGCGGGCCGGGTGCCCGGATTGCCGCGCGATCTTCGAGCAAGTCGGCCGGTATGTCGGCATCGCGGCGGCTTCGCTGCTCAACACCATCAACATGGAAGTCCTGCTTGTCGGCGGCGGCATTTCGAATGCGTTCGATCTGATCGAGGGAGGCATCCGCGACGAAATCGGGCGGCGCGCGTTCGTCATTCCCGCGCAGAACATGAAACTGGCGCCGGCCCAGCTCGGTAACGACGCGGGCCTGATGGGCGCGGCGTGTCAAGTGCTGGCCGCCTCGCCGGAGCCGGGACACGGGGAGATGCCATGTTAG